The sequence TAGAAAACAAGCTCAATTCTCGCTACTCTCTACTCGCTACTTAACAAGAAAGGAGGGATGAGCTATTCCAGAATTAAGGATTAACGAAAGGATACGGATAAAAACCGTCCGGCTGATTGACGAAAACGGGGTCCAGGTTGGCGTCATTTCTACGGATGACGCCCGTAAGATGGCTCGTGAAAGAGGGTACGATTTGGTGGAGGTTTCCCCCACGGCCGCCCCGCCGGTCTGCCGGATACTGGATTATGGAAAATATAAATATGCCGAGCATAAAAAGCTCCAGCAGGCGAAAAAGAAACAGCATAAGATGCAGATAAAAGAAATCAGGCTCCATCCGAGAACCGAAGAGCATGATTTTATGGTGAAGCTTAACCACACAAAGGAATTCCTGAAAATAGGCGACAAGGTTATTGTTTGCATGGTCTTCCGAGGCAGGGAAATGGCGCACCGCGAGTTGGGCGATAAATTAATGGACCGGTTTGTCAAAGAAACCGCCGATGTCGGCAAGGTTGATACTCCGATTTCCAGGCGCGGTTCACGGTTTTCCATGACCCTGGCCCCGCTCAAATAAAGTTTATATTAAAAGGAGAAAGTAATATGCCTAAGATGAAATCATGCAAGTCCATTGCTAAAAGAGTTAGAGTAACTGCCAGCGGTAAGGTAAAGCGTTTCGGCATGGGCAAGCGCCACATGCTCTCATCCAAAAACGGCAACTGGCGGAGAAAGAAGAGATTGGGGACTTTTATTAACAGGGTGGACGAGAAAAAAATCCGCACCGCGCTGGTTAATTATAGGTAAAGTAAAAAAAGGGAAGGAGCCGGGACTCCTTCCCTCTAACTTGGATAGACCCTGAACCACGCAGGGTTCAGGGCGGTGAACCCTCAGTGGTTCACCGTCTCTTTCCACTATCTACTTACAAAATAGGGGACAAGAAAACGGCTAGGCTTAACGAATTTCTTGGAGTTACACCTATAACCTCTTGAAAAATAAGGAGATAAAATTTTACATGGATTTTGAGATTCTCCAACTCTATATTTTATTGAATGTTATGGGTTTGTCAGTTTGTATCTGCTTGTTTTATAAGAAAGTAGGGCGGATTTTTCCGTCTC is a genomic window of Planctomycetota bacterium containing:
- the rpmI gene encoding 50S ribosomal protein L35 — its product is MPKMKSCKSIAKRVRVTASGKVKRFGMGKRHMLSSKNGNWRRKKRLGTFINRVDEKKIRTALVNYR
- a CDS encoding translation initiation factor IF-3, which codes for MPELRINERIRIKTVRLIDENGVQVGVISTDDARKMARERGYDLVEVSPTAAPPVCRILDYGKYKYAEHKKLQQAKKKQHKMQIKEIRLHPRTEEHDFMVKLNHTKEFLKIGDKVIVCMVFRGREMAHRELGDKLMDRFVKETADVGKVDTPISRRGSRFSMTLAPLK